One genomic region from Paracoccus pantotrophus encodes:
- a CDS encoding ATP-dependent DNA helicase, translated as MTLPALSPDQAEAWDALAAALEESGIDLVSEEIAPPQPGKGRVMAVIGKAGSGKTLLLAELTKALKAAGVDIVSGDYEGKKRKDRRTVAILAPTNKAAFVLRMRGVPATTIHRILYTPVYDPEYERIADWLTGAGERPSVEGLMEGLTEAALDRAKAFYDQHASIPGALAAAGLRGSDFIRGWKRREDGLDIGLVDEASMLDERQFDDLREIFPLLILFGDPAQLAPVGQSGQMVFDRLAAPQRLMLSRIHRQEGDSPILDLAHALADPALEFDGFERMIRDAASRDPRVTWAERVESDLMAQSPVLVWRNITRIKLIQAFRSAYGAPGDALLPGEPLICDGLELPLKHRKKRIDLEARGLIKGAQVIYLGPGRKPGFSRLHVVGAEEPRLSAASIVKIEMPDVEEPFIPYAARMGAAFLHGAAVTIHKAQGSQWPDVQVFAPDIAAAAWSGRSEAGIALWKRLAYVAITRAQERLHWVVKSRLARPSAPLRTDHLEAPAAVLELAAEAQE; from the coding sequence ATGACCCTGCCCGCCCTTTCCCCCGATCAGGCCGAAGCCTGGGATGCGCTTGCCGCCGCGCTTGAGGAGTCCGGCATCGACCTGGTCTCGGAGGAGATCGCGCCGCCGCAGCCCGGCAAGGGCCGGGTCATGGCGGTGATCGGCAAGGCCGGCTCGGGCAAGACCCTGCTGCTTGCCGAACTGACCAAGGCGCTGAAGGCGGCCGGGGTCGATATCGTCTCGGGCGATTACGAGGGCAAGAAGCGCAAGGACCGCCGCACCGTCGCCATCCTGGCCCCCACCAACAAGGCGGCCTTCGTGCTGCGCATGCGCGGCGTGCCGGCGACCACGATCCACCGCATCCTCTATACCCCGGTCTACGACCCGGAATACGAACGCATCGCCGACTGGCTGACCGGCGCGGGCGAGCGCCCCTCGGTCGAGGGGCTGATGGAAGGGCTGACCGAGGCGGCGCTGGACCGGGCAAAGGCCTTTTACGACCAGCATGCCTCGATCCCCGGCGCCCTGGCCGCCGCCGGCCTGCGCGGCTCGGACTTCATCCGCGGCTGGAAGCGGCGCGAGGACGGGCTGGACATCGGGCTGGTCGACGAAGCCTCGATGCTGGACGAGCGCCAGTTCGACGACCTGCGCGAGATCTTTCCGCTGCTGATCCTGTTCGGCGATCCGGCGCAGCTGGCCCCGGTCGGTCAATCGGGCCAGATGGTCTTCGACCGGCTGGCCGCCCCGCAGCGGCTGATGCTGAGCCGCATCCACCGCCAGGAGGGCGACAGCCCGATCCTGGACCTCGCGCATGCGCTGGCCGATCCGGCGCTGGAGTTCGACGGCTTCGAGCGCATGATCCGCGACGCCGCCAGCCGCGATCCGCGCGTGACCTGGGCCGAACGGGTGGAATCCGACCTGATGGCGCAAAGCCCGGTGCTGGTCTGGCGCAACATCACCCGCATCAAGCTGATCCAGGCCTTCCGCTCGGCCTATGGCGCGCCGGGCGATGCGCTGCTGCCGGGCGAACCCTTGATCTGCGACGGGCTAGAACTGCCGCTGAAGCACCGCAAGAAGCGCATCGACCTGGAGGCGCGCGGGCTGATCAAGGGCGCGCAGGTGATCTATCTGGGCCCCGGCCGCAAGCCCGGCTTCTCGCGCCTGCATGTCGTGGGCGCCGAGGAGCCGCGGCTTTCCGCCGCCTCGATCGTCAAGATCGAGATGCCGGATGTCGAGGAGCCCTTCATCCCCTATGCCGCCCGCATGGGCGCGGCCTTCCTGCATGGTGCCGCGGTGACGATCCACAAGGCGCAGGGCAGCCAATGGCCCGACGTGCAAGTCTTTGCCCCCGATATCGCCGCCGCCGCCTGGTCCGGCCGGTCCGAGGCCGGCATCGCGCTGTGGAAGCGGCTGGCCTATGTCGCCATCACCCGCGCGCAGGAGCGGCTGCATTGGGTGGTGAAATCGCGGCTGGCCCGGCCCTCGGCACCGCTGCGGACCGATCACCTGGAGGCCCCGGCCGCGGTGCTGGAACTGGCCGCCGAGGCCCAGGAATAA